Proteins from a genomic interval of Rosa chinensis cultivar Old Blush chromosome 2, RchiOBHm-V2, whole genome shotgun sequence:
- the LOC112187074 gene encoding probable glycosyltransferase At3g07620 yields the protein MDCSFQFLKLLHIETRRRLLVLGVVAVTYLLFQWLLLPYENALRSLLPQSQVLDHVTGSSLAIHSSAKSVMVRNPLTVNSSDLIDAPRFGGVERYADNSSLGGEIVHESEPNEEEGFKEIDSVLEEKGIDNAFEHAVDGNVDKNSSSGNGVDIVASLAMVSISNEENGSNLVKADEASDDFPEPTVLSKDEVSTENTLEENTTEAAKNSEGVKTIFPSSQLILPATASFINRTNVSHLVFNASSSVGSASLESDVVTIKNGSLTMTSPGKKMMKCNMPPKSITSIHEMNLTLVRHHAKPRALRPRWSSVRDQDILAVKSQIQHPPMVKNDRELYAPLFRNVSMFKRSYELMERTLKVYIYKEGNKPIFHQPILKGLYASEGWFMKLMEGHKRFVVKDPRKAHLFYMPFSSRMLEFTLYVRNSHNRTNLRQYLKAYSETIAAKYPYWNRTGGADHFLVACHDWAPYETRHHMERCIKALCNADVTQGFKIGRDVSLPETYVRSARNPLRDLGGKPASERQVLAFYAGNMHGYLRPILLKYWKDKVPDMEIFGPMPPGVASKMNYIEHMKSSKYCICPKGYEVNSPRVVEAIFYECIPVIISDNFVPPFFEVLNWGAFSLILAEKDIPNLKDILLSIPDERYLQMQLAVKKAQKHFLWHPKPLKYDLFHMTLHSIWYNRVFQIKPK from the exons ATGGACTGCTCTTTTCAATTTCTGAAGCTATTGCATATAGAAACCCGGAGGCGGCTTTTAGTTCTTGGGGTAGTAGCTGTTACTTATTTATTGTTTCAGTGGCTGTTGCTTCCCTATGAAAATGCTCTCCGGTCTCTATTGCCTCAAAGTCAGGTTCTGGATCATGTCACAGGTAGCTCCCTCGCAATCCATTCTTCTGCCAAGTCTGTGATGGTTCGCAATCCTCTTACAGTTAATTCTTCGGATTTGATCGATGCTCCTAGATTTGGTGGGGTGGAGAGGTATGCTGATAACTCTAGTCTTGGAGGAGAAATTGTGCATGAAAGTGAACCaaatgaagaggaaggatttaAGGAAATTGATTCAGTATTGGAAGAGAAAGGGATAGATAATGCTTTTGAACATGCTGTAGATGGAAATGTAGATAAAAATTCTTCATCTGGGAATGGTGTAGAtattgttgcaagtctagccATGGTCAGCATTAGCAATGAAGAAAATGGTTCTAATCTAGTTAAGGCCGATGAAGCTAGCGATGACTTCCCGGAGCCAACTGTGTTATCAAAAGATGAAGTTTCTACAGAGAATACTCTGGAAGAAAATACAACTGAGGCAGCAAAGAATTCTGAGGGCGTCAAAACTATATTTCCATCCTCTCAACTCATTTTACCCGCAACAGCTTCATTCATAAACCGGACCAATGTAAGTCACTTGGTGTTCAATGCAAGCTCTTCTGTTGGTTCTGCTTCCCTGGAAAGTGATGTTGTGACTATAAAAAATGGTTCTTTGACAATGACAAGTCctgggaagaagatgatgaagtgcAACATGCCACCAAAATCAATAACATCAATACATGAGATGAACCTTACACTGGTGCGGCACCATGCTAAGCCACGTGCATTG AGACCACGGTGGTCCTCTGTGCGTGACCAGGATATTCTAGCTGTGAAGTCACAGATCCAGCATCCTCCCATGGTCAAAAATGATCGAGAACTTTATGCCCCTCTCTTCCGCAATGTTTCAATGTTTAAAAG GAGTTATGAACTTATGGAACGCACATTGAAAGTCTATATCTACAAGGAGGGAAACAAACCCATCTTTCATCAACCAATACTAAAGGGGTTATATGCTTCTGAAGGATGGTTCATGAAACTGATGGAGGGACATAAGCGTTTTGTTGTGAAGGATCCACGAAAGGCTCATCTGTTTTATATGCCATTCAGTTCAAGGATGCTAGAGTTCACTTTGTATGTTCGCAACTCTCACAACCGGACAAACCTACGCCAATATTTGAAAGCGTATTCTGAAACAATTGCAGCAAAGTATCCTTACTGGAACAGAACTGGTGGAGCAGATCATTTTCTTGTTGCCTGCCATGACTGG GCTCCATATGAAACTAGGCACCATATGGAACGTTGCATCAAAGCCCTCTGCAATGCTGATGTTACTCAAGGCTTTAAAATAGGAAGGGATGTCTCTCTTCCAGAAACATATGTTCGTTCCGCAAGAAATCCTCTTAGAGATCTTGGAGGCAAACCTGCTTCCGAGAGGCAGGTTCTTGCCTTCTATGCTGGAAATATGCATGGCTATCTCCGTCCAATATTGCTGAAGTACTGGAAGGACAAGGTCCCAGACATGGAAATCTTTGGTCCAATGCCTCCTGGAGTTGCAAGCAAAATGAACTACATTGAGCATATGAAGAGCAGCAAATACTGTATCTGCCCCAAAGGTTATGAGGTCAACAGTCCCCGGGTGGTTGAAGCAATATTCTATGAGTGCATTCCGGTGATCATATCCGACAACTTTGTGCCGCCATTTTTCGAGGTATTGAATTGGGGGGCTTTCTCTTTAATCCTTGCAGAGAAAGACATTCCAAACTTGAAAGACATACTACTTTCCATACCGGATGAGAGGTACCTTCAGATGCAACTAGCAGTCAAGAAAGCTCAGAAACATTTTCTGTGGCATCCTAAACCCCTCAAGTATGATCTCTTCCACATGACACTTCATTCAATTTGGTACAATAGAGTTTTTCAGATCAAACCCAAGTAA
- the LOC112187077 gene encoding uncharacterized protein LOC112187077: protein MGDVYIENEISEMPLTAYNDTMMNTNLVIDSLGFFSSMDDIFDRLLILARYIGHRCIQFVEDLALREADRYLEDLVNFSARQHLKSLRHGICKSFSEGSSSSSKPYISDRDHEICERRVSGSRDEFLVDMRSEIVETNSSHVAFPFICKGLMLPLYGLQFAWRLAMSSWRSSFLYARSAHLRVRSIASRVQRTLRGSSDDIGWLQGIPSMPSVNDGTERFLELLAGIRKGKHELPNSFVYLLIPGLFSNHSSLYFVGTKRFFSKMGLACHIAKIHSEVSVEHNAWELKQYIEELYWGSGKRVMLLGHSKGGVDAAAALSIYWNDLKDKVAGLALVQCPYGGTPLASDILREGQVADKETRRIMEFLICKLIKGDIRALEDLTYDKRKEFIMKYKLPAEQIPLISFHSEASIAPGVLATMTHIAHAELPWLPLPKFGNEESDNIVQASRQMPVVIPLSAAMAVCALHLQLRYGEKSDGLVTCRDAEVPGSVVVKPDRKLDHAWMVYSSRKKNASEADASEMCESILTLLVELGKGKALN from the exons ATGGGTGATGTATATATTGAAAATGAAATATCTGAAATGCCTTTAACA GCCTATAATGATACCATGATGAACACGAATCTAGTCATTGATAGTCTGGGGTTCTTCTCATCAATGGATGACATTTTTGACCGTCTATTGATATTGGCCCGTTATATTGGTCATCGATGTATTCAATTTGTAG AGGATCTTGCCCTCAGAGAAGCTGATAGATACTTGGAGGATTTGGTGAACTTTTCTGCCCGACAGCATTTAAAATCATTGAGACATGGAATTTGTAAATCATTTTCTGAAGGTTCTTCATCGTCTTCAAAACCTTATATTTCTGATCGGGACCATGAAATCTGTGAAAGAAGAGTCTCAGGCTCTAGGGATGAATTCCTTGTAGATATGAGATCTGAGATTGTAGAAACCAACTCCAGTCATGTGGCTTTTCCATTCATTTGTAAAGG GTTGATGCTGCCATTGTATGGTTTACAGTTTGCTTGGAGGTTGGCAATGTCTAGTTGGAGAAGTTCTTTCTTATATGCTAGAAGTGCTCATCTGCGAGTTCGTAG CATCGCATCTCGTGTACAGAGAACATTGCGAGGTTCATCTGATGATATTGGATGGTTGCAGGGCATTCCTAGCATGCCTTCTGTAAATGATGGTACAGAAAGATTCTTGGAATTGCTTGCCGGAATAAG GAAGGGAAAGCACGAACTGCCCAACTCATTTGTTTATCTACTAATTCCGG GACTCTTTAGCAATCACAGTTCATTGTATTTTGTTGGAACTAAGAGATTCTTTTCAAAGATGGGTCTAGCATGCCATATTGCGAAAATTCACAGCGAG GTATCTGTTGAGCACAATGCGTGGGAGCTGAAGCAATATATCGAGGAGCTTTACTGGGGATCTGGAAAGCGTGTGATGCTGCTAGGGCACAGCAAGGGTGGTGTTGATGCTGCAGCTGCATTGTCAATCTACTGGAATGATTTGAAAGACAAAGTTGCTGGTTTAGCACTGGTACAGTGTCCATATGGTGGCACTCCTTTAGCTTCTGATATTCTTCGTGAAGGCCAGGTTGCTGACAAAGAAACCCGCAGGATAATGGAGTTTTTGATATGCAAGCTAATCAAG GGTGACATACGGGCACTGGAGGATCTTACATATGACAAAAGGAAGGAGTTCATCATGAAGTACAAGCTTCCTGCAGAGCAAATTCCTCTAATTTCCTTCCATTCTGAGGCTAGCATTGCCCCTGGTGTCCTTGCCACAATGACTCATATAGCTCATGCTGAACTTCCATGGCTTCCCCTTCCAAAATTTGGCAATGAAGAATCGGACAACATTGTTCAAGCAAGTCGGCAGATGCCTGTAGTGATTCCTTTATCTGCGGCAATGGCTGTGTGTGCACTCCACCTACAACTCAGGTATGGGGAGAAGAGTGATGGATTAGTGACATGCCGAGATGCTGAAGTTCCAGGTTCAGTTGTAGTCAAGCCAGATCGAAAGCTTGACCATGCATGGATGGTTTATTCTTCGAGGAAAAAGAATGCTAGTGAGGCCGATGCCTCTGAAATGTGTGAGTCTATTTTAACTCTGCTTGTGGAGCTCGGAAAGGGAAAAGCTTTGAACTGA